A stretch of DNA from Anaerobacillus isosaccharinicus:
TGGCTATCGCTAGTGGATATCATGTAGAGATGATATCCGTTGAAGTACCTCTCCCTTGAACTATCCCAACCTGAGTCGATGTCAGGTTGAGAATATCGACGAGGATGAGTACAATTCGTTAGTCCTTGGGCACTACAATCACAAATAGGTTTGCTCCTTGGGTATCTCGCTGTTTCCACGGGTGTCCCATCTCCAACAACACCAAGGGAATGGGGATCCCCAAGCAAACCCAATCTCGCTGAAACTTCAAGAAATTGAGATTGAAAAAACGCGTATAATTGATCTCCCGGCAATTGTTTTTGTTTTGAGCCATTGCGTAAATGACGATCCACTAATTTTCTAATAATACCAGGGTTTCTAGGAGTTGCTTTTTCACCCTTTTTCGGTTTTTTCTTCTTCTTCTTTTTTCGTTTGAGCTTAATAAAAGGTTTTACATTAGCCTTCTCAAAACCTGATAGCCGTCTGAAGAAGTCATAAAAAGTACCGACCCCTGGAACATCCCCAGGTTCAAAGCCGCTAAGGATCGTGTAAAGAGGAACACGATGGAGTTGGTTCACCCATTCTGTAATACTCAGGGTCGGACTTGTCAATAAACACAAAAGATAAGAGCGAAGCATGGAAGCAGGATCACGTGGCTCAGGACCTTTAACTGAATATGAATCATGAAGCCACGTAGTGGTAAACGAAAGATCCGTGATCCATAACTTCGAGATAATAGTCCAATCTTTTTGTACGAGAGTCAGTATACCGCCTGAGTAATGAGTATTTAATTGGTCTAAAACGAAGTTTTGATATGAGATATGTGGTATTAGCGCAGGTTTCATTTAAATCCCCCATTTCACCGTATTGTTAGGAAGTCAATTCCTCCTCGGCGATTATTGGGGTTCCACTAAAAAGTCAAGTGTTTTTTTAGTTTTTTTATGATATTTTTCAACAATTAATTTCCAATTGAAGAAGAAAACTAAAGTAAAAATCCCACCTAGAAATAGGAGGGATACAAATAAATTGGTTCAAGAAAACCTTGAGCCACAAGGCTCGGCAAATGCCGAGAGTCTATTATTGAGTAAGGAGGGATTAAGATGCCAAGTACAAATAAATTAGTAGTTCCTGGTGTTGAACAAGCATTAGATCAAATGAAATACGAAATTGCCCAAGAGTTTGGTGTAAGATTAAATGCAGATGATACATCCCGTTCTAATGGTTCTGTAGGCGGAGAAATTACTAAGCGTCTTGTTCAGATGGCTGAACAGCAGCTTAACGGTAAGTAGAGGTATATTATGACTAGGTTCACTAGAACTAAACGCAAGCACTTTCATAATGCAGCCTCAAAAAATAATTTTACTCCAACTGAAAGTGTTTATAACGAAGAAATTGCAGATGAAAATGTAGATCTTGCTAAAGACAAGAAAAGAAATAAACGCATACCAAGAGGTTAATATAGAGACTCGGAAATTAAATGATTAAATTTAGGTCTCCTGGAGCTTATGAGCTTGTTTTAAGAGGAAAGCGTGGGATTTTCAAAGTCATTTTCAAAAAAATGAATGACAAATAAACCACATGAAGTGGATTTTTTGAAAATTATATTTTAAGATGACTTTATAAGGACAAAAAGGACTGAATAATCGGGTTGGTAGCCACAAAATTATTCTTTTTTGCTTCCTTTATCCATGCATCGGCATGCTGACACATGCCGATGATATATGTACGAATATTCCAATGTC
This window harbors:
- a CDS encoding transposase, coding for MKPALIPHISYQNFVLDQLNTHYSGGILTLVQKDWTIISKLWITDLSFTTTWLHDSYSVKGPEPRDPASMLRSYLLCLLTSPTLSITEWVNQLHRVPLYTILSGFEPGDVPGVGTFYDFFRRLSGFEKANVKPFIKLKRKKKKKKKPKKGEKATPRNPGIIRKLVDRHLRNGSKQKQLPGDQLYAFFQSQFLEVSARLGLLGDPHSLGVVGDGTPVETARYPRSKPICDCSAQGLTNCTHPRRYSQPDIDSGWDSSRERYFNGYHLYMISTSDSQYDLPLYPRLHPASRHDSVSLVVGSIEFSQRYTLGTIDKILLDAAHDAEPIYELLDHHNVEPFIDLNVRTKKNFSTQSDIQISPLGVPICPIGMEMKPNGFDKSQNRQKWRCPLACGTKNTCSTPCSKAKYGRTFHTFKQDNLRLFTKTPRSSEKWKLIYKRRTSVERSNKREKVDYHLESGRHRSTKMWYVRLYSIMMCQHIDAWYSSQKETLNIQEIIFTKSA
- a CDS encoding alpha/beta-type small acid-soluble spore protein yields the protein MPSTNKLVVPGVEQALDQMKYEIAQEFGVRLNADDTSRSNGSVGGEITKRLVQMAEQQLNGK